ATGGGAAAAATAGAACAAAGAAAGGCATAAAGAAACAGCAAAGTAAATGGCAATAAGAAATTATGGATGAATATGACAGTACTGCTTGAAGTGAACAAGTAAATAACGAACAAATTTTGCATTAGGACAAAAGAACACCTCAAGGCAGGTGCAGAAGGGGCGCTAGATTGAAGAGAAGCTTGTATCGCTGCATCTTCATAGCTTTGACCTGGAGGTGGATATAGATGTGGTTGCCTCAATGGTTGAGTTTGAGGAGGTGTAAACAGTGGAACCGTGTTCTCCTCACGAGGTGGAAAATCAACACCAGCACTCTGCACACAAGGGCAGGATATCTTGTTCATGGTTTGGACAGAAGCAATTGAATATTaactcaaaagtcaaaacgttgAAGATCTAAGTTTACATTGAAACAAAGTGCAGAACAGATTGAAATTGAGTGGAACAGTAGTCAAGTATGAGCTGTGATAGCACAGGATAAATAACAGATGAGAAATCTGGAATGAACACAAGTAGACAGTACCCTGAGTTCTTGGTAAGCAGCGTGATACTGGGGATATCTGCCAGATGCACCTCCAAAAGCCACTTGCCATGTGTCAATCAAACTCAATATTTTCTCCCGAACATTTAAATCTGGCTGAAATCATAAATTGACAATCAAATACAGAAGCATAAGAATGTAGGAACTAGGAAAGCAGTAGTTGGCCACTGAATGTGAGCATAATCCTCACCTTTTTCTTTACTATCTTAACCATTTCACTTAATATGTCTCGCTCAATGATTTGCTGGTAAACAACATCCCCACAGTTTTTGCTTAGAGTCTCTAGCACCTGAAAAGGAAGACAAACAAACAGAACAACTCAGCACATTAAACAAGACATGACTGTGCACATAGAAACTATGCTCTTTGTTTCCTAAATCTGGAAGAAGCACAAGAAGTTTCCAAAATctggaagaagaacaagaaataACTTCTAAATTTGTGTAGCTAGTGAAGACAGGTGAATTCTTAAATTTAGGAATTAATCGACCTAAAACTCACATTGTTAAAACAAAAAATCAGAAGATAACACACTGAGTATCAATATACAAGGACTCTTGAAATACTCACATAAAGCGTCAGAATTTGCACTTTTGAATTCTTGTTTCCCAGGCGTTTCTTTAGGAGCTTGAGTGTATCCTTGGCTTGTCTGTACTTCAGCAAACATTTATGAGCATGCTATAGTATAAAACATGACAAATCAAAAGTTGTATGGGAACATTgaaaataaatcccagaaagtATTTAAGACAAAACAATTATGTCAACAATTCAATATACAAAACTCATTATGCAATGTGCATCACTCAACCATGAACCGAATTATCAACAAATTATAGCAAAATGTCTTAAATTAGTGTGGCATCACATATACAGATTTTAATATTAGCAAATGCCACAGATTATAAAATTTAATCACTGCCTGGAGAGACATATAAACCATATTGGAAGTTGGAAgactaaaaattattaaagcTATATATCACACCAACATACAGCAGAGTAGAGAAACAAAGTTCTTTTTTCTCTTGAACACGCAGGAGAGTTGCACATCATTATATTAAGAGAAAAGAGTTAAAAAGGACTCATGCATGCCCATAACAGGAACAAAGGCTATAAGAACTTTCcaaagaaacaacaaaaaactACACCATGACTTAGCTTCATCTCTAACATCCTGCATGACGGAATTGAAATTAGCTGAAACCTCTCCAAAGACACATCCACCTATGTTTCCAAATCAACCAAGCCACCAACACAACTAATGAGTTAAAACCCTTGTGATGTTGCTTAGCCACTTTCTGCAAAGCTTAAAGCCACCACATGGTGAAAACAGTGTCATCGGGACCTTATGTAAGGTGCTGCAAGCCAACCAAGGACAAAACTGGGAACCATACACTTCTTGTGAACACACATGAAGTGAGCAAGTGGTGCACATTCTCCTCCTCTTGATTACACAATGGATATTACCCAAGATGGCCAACACTGCGATGGGCCAATCGGTCAGCAGTCCAACAACGATTTAGTGAGGCTAACCACACAAAAGAATTGCAAGGAGGCCAAAGCTCAAGTTTTCCAAACTTCCTTCCACGGCTCAAATTACATGCCCCTCATTGCTgatgagtattttttttgtgtgtgtgtgtgctctCATTGCTGATATCATCATGGCAAAAAGTGATGTCATACCTAAACTGCACCTCAACAACAAATGACACCAACTCATCACCAAAATCAGTGGCCTCCATGAGATTATAGCTCAACTAACCAATCACAAACTATCATCAATTATTGAGTTATTCTGCTCTCCAAACCAACAACCGTACAACCTAAGATTCCAAATTCCTAataaatttggaagaaaaagacTGAATATgcttttcccaaaaaaaaaaacaaaacacataTAGCAATAGACACAGAACAAACAACTAGCCAAAATCACAGATGCAATGCCTCATAGAAGCAGCACTAAAACCCTGCtaaatttaacaattttataAACAAACGTAGGTTAAACGAGATACAACAAGCAAGCAAGATCACAACACATAAAATGCCAAAGATGCCACGATAACCCTATTAAATCACTCACGGGTTGAACAACATAGAGAACTACCTAGGAATTCTCCATCCTACCATACGATAGCAATAACAATTCAAACAAATcaaagaaccaaaaaaaaaaagtgtcgaACAGAGGCATCATCGAGAGAGAGAAGCCAGACCCAGGATCCATGTTGATGATGTCGCAGAGCTCGATGTTCACCGCCCAATCCGGCCCGATCAGCATGTCGCTCGTCGCCCTCTCCGCGCACGCCACGGCCGTCGccattttcccctctcaccACCAAAAACCCTAAATCCtgcaaacaacaacaaaaacaaaccACCCAAATCAGCCCCCAAATTCCCACCTTTCCGCACCTCCCCAACGCCCCCAACCCGAATCCGCCGCAAAAAACACATCTTCCACCCCGCAAGAACCCGAGCCCCTCACCGAATCTGAGCGACCTCCTCCCCGAGATTCGGCGCCAAGAAGCACCAAGGCGGCCTCTTTTCTCCGATCCGGTGGTCCTGGCCGCGCCTGggacggggaggagagggagagatgcgAGCGAACTGTAGGATTGGAGGAATTTCGGTGGCTCGgcttggaggaggagatgaggaggaaggagaaaggtTGGAGAGGAGGGTGGTAGACTAGACTAGGCAGGCAGCAggaaagaaggaaggaggaagagagggaacGCGGCCGTAGACTTTTTCTTTGTTTAGTTTTCTTGGTGTGAAAGTGAGGGCctgcaaaattatattttgtggTGCTAGTTTCGAATTGTGAGAAAAGTGGGATATCAAAGTACTCCattcgtcctataatataagggattatgagtttttacttgtaatgtttaaccactcgttttattcaaaaaattttaaaattattatttattttatttgcgacttactttattatctatagtactttaagcataacttttcgtttttttatatttgcaaaaaaaaattaaataagacaagtggtcaaacgttacaagcaaaaactcaaaattccttatattgtGGGCCGGAGTAATACTGTCATCTAGCAGCCCCATCAtttggaataagccaaacgacatTTTAACGAATAAAACATGATTTATAaataaacttatatatatatatatatatatatatatgttcttaacaatttaaaagcaatggctgaaaaataaacttagatgaaaaaacctcaaaccAATTATAAATTCAAggttgaaaatttgaattttagctactaagtataagtataagcgaaaaaatAAGACTATGATGACTGATGAGGATAGGATCGATTTTTCTTTATGTTAgatcttgaattttttttacatgggtAAATTATGTATTTTGGAAAATATATAGTTATGTTGTGAACTTCTTTGATGTCAtgaaaaatatctttttttagaaactCTCAACGGTTGGGGGTACATACTAAGATAGATTTCTACTATCGGAAAAAATACATTCTTATCAACACAAAGGGTCATTAAGTAGGATCTTTGCATGAATGCTTACTAAGTAAGCAAGTTCTACATTTTGGTTGCGTATATGGTTGATATGAAGTTACATAAAAGTGCAATGTGAAAACCCTGGATGAAATAATTATATAACATATCCTATGTAAGTCATTTTCACTCATTAATTATATTATCCTTGTGAGTCTATTTTCTACacattcacttttttttcttccatttctcATAAAAATATCAACACACTATTTACCATTAGCACTAGGCGACTTTGTTCCTCTTGCTACTTCTCTTATAAGGAGAGATAGGGGATATTTACATGATTAAATGTGCTTGTTAATATGTCATCGTATGAAATAGTTGCGacattttttgttttgcttgcAGTGATAGACTTGGGGCATTACTTCTCTGTTGCATACTTTTCACAAACAATAGGAACATTTCAAACTTTTAGAGAAAGTATCTCATGTTTTTTAGAGCATCAAATTGTTCATTGTGtcaaatttatatattactcgAATACACAAGCCAAAACAATTGGTTTTATGTACATGGCTAGAAaattatactccatccatttccaAATAACTGACAATTGGCACTATTCATTTTAAACCGTGACCATTCGTCTTTCTCATTTAAAAAGTATAACTGAAAAAGCAGAGGAACAATAATCGGCAGGAATGCAAGTACAAAAATAAAAGATTATAGAACACAGTAAATACAAAAAATGATAGTTTGATTAGACCGCGAGAAAAACACAACAATCGGATAAGAGACGTAagctcaaaggaaatttttcaaCAAGTTTGAGTTCTTActaatttttcttcaaaatttctttAGGATTATCTATtttataggaatttcaaagaaaaTGATGGGCTTCCTAGGAATTATTTTCCAATCCTCTATAAAGTGCCCTGTACTAAAGTGATCGAACTCCACAAGAATTATTCAATGAAAACCAATCTTCATCTTCAATTCAGTAGACGACCAAAGTTCCAAATTGGACCAGCTTGATGGCTCCACCACCCACTATAAAACGCCATATTCGTTGGGCAAGAAGTTTGTCCATTTGACGATCAACCACACGGACCCACCCTTGATGCAGAAACAAGCAAAGCTTTGCTCATCTTGGCCGTTCCAGGCCAAAATTGCTTTCTGTTTGCCACCCAACTTCCTTTGGGTTAAGCAAGACTAGGTTGGATTAGATCTGACTTTTAAACATAATCCTCATATCAGCACAAAGGTAATGTTGGTTCTTGGATCTCCTTAATTAATCACCTGCaaagctagtttttttttctttttatagcaAGAAAGAGAGGCCTAATCATGGTAGTGGGTTTCACTATCTGCATGTAGGTGCAAGCAACAGTAGAGCTGGCTAgcatttttttccttgtttgtTATGTCTAATAGTTTAAGCCAAAATGGTTTTGGCTATTATAAACcatcaaaaataataattataaacttcGCTAGGCGTCCACATGTACAACTAGAATTATTTTTGTATTGGTCCATGTGTGTCAACGATTTGTAAGAGAAAAGATATAATGACTTTtaattagttttgtttttgtcaCAAAGAACCTCTCGATCCATCATGTATTTTGTCTTGTCTCCTTAATGTAAGAAGAAATTCAACATGCCACAAGCCTGAAATCGACGTAGAATTGCTAATGCATATGCCATAGGAGTATAGGACTAATAGATTAAAGAAAATCTACTGATATTAATTGGGCaacatatttttagataatataggTAGCAATTACAAGTTTCAAACTGCAGATCCTTAACCGGTTTTCCTACTCTGGTCGCATGGATATAGtgtactgctccctccgtcccataatataagggattttgactttttacttgcactgtttaaccactcatcttattcaaaaaatttgtgcaaatataaaaaacgaaaagttgtgttcaaagtactttggataataaattaagtcacaaataaaataaataataatttcaattttttttgaataagatgaatggtcaaacagtgcaatcaaaaagtcaaaatcacttatattatgggacagagggagtactagattTGTACTACTTCAGATTTCctaggctgagtttagttctttccaaagttgaaagtttgggttgaaattggtacgatgtgactgaaaagttatgtgtgtatgacaggttgacgtgatggaaaaagttgaaagtttggatccaaagtttgatTGTTTGGTAGCTAGCCAGTCAGCCTGACACGGTTTTGTTGAGTCCTCAATCTTCATGCATTCCATTCATGGTCAATAGGAGTAGGAGGTTTACAGATGCAGCCAATCTCTGCATGTATCTTTCTAGCGGTTTCACCATGATTTGATAGCCGAACGATTAATGGCGAAAACTGATAAAATTCAAACGGAATGtatcaaatatttggattttttaATACATGAAAATTTATCAAGTGGTTCTTAAATATAGATTGGCTCGATAAGATCAACCATGACAGTCAAGCAGTTTTTGTTGTATTATGAAATCCTATTCATCTCTCATGCTTTCAAATCTATATGATTAGTTCCCTAGCAAAACAAATAGATCCGTCCTAAAAAGGAATTATGCCCATTTAATTTGAAAATGATTCTGCATGAGTTCTGTAAAGAATTTTGTATCGACCAATTCAATAATTTGAAGAACAGAGTCACAAAGAATTTTCCTGTATTCTACTCTGGGCCTTGCATGCATCACAGTGTTAGAAATGGCTTTAAGCTTTTGCATCCTGGGCCTCCAAAATTAGTTGGTTTAAAAGCAAACCCACGTACCTAATTAAAATTGGGCCGCCCTTGTTCACACTGCACACTTCATGCTGCCGACTACAATTAGGTTTTGTTTAAGAGAACATTGACTAATTATATTTGTGATTATCAAGAAAAGATGTACTGCACTATGCACATGGGTCACATTCAAACCTGATCTTCCATTTAAGATTGAGAAGTGAAGTGATTAGTTCCTCTTGAATTGCATGATCACCTCAACTACAACTAGGAACTTTTAGTTTGAGAGGTAGTACAAATTAGAAACCTAAACGGCTAGAATCCACCCCTTTTGCAAGGGGCTAGATTCCACTTAGCTCCACACATCGCATTAACAAACATTAATTCACATGAAAAGCAACTCCATCGGCTCAACTAATCTGTTCTTTCCGTTCCATTACATATGAACTAATAGTGATCAAGGCTAAAAAGCAGGCTATATTTTTATCTTACATTAATTTGTTTGTAGTAGGTATCATGCGAAGCAAAACTATAGTATACATATGCTCATGGGACGCTAGGAATTGCACATTgacctaaaaaatattttaagcctgAATCTCTATTGAGATCTTGTCATTGATTATTTGGGGCCATTTGGTTGAAACACAGCACAACTTTGTCAAGAAAGGCAATTCATAAAAGCAAAAGTAAACAAGTGAACTGGCGCGTCATCATCCACAAATCTctgttttaacttttaattaGTACGTAACTAACAAAAACCAAAGAAATTATTACATTAGGACATGTACAGACAGAGGAATAGTACAAGAGATGTGAGACTTTCAGAAAGTACAGGAAATGTGTTGCAAATAAAAGATCTCAGTGCCATTGCAGGGTGTTTGTCCTCTGTATTTTTATGCATTCCTTTCCCTCTCTAAATAATCTCTCTGTGTGTGAGCCAGTCATAATGGTGCACATTGCACTTTTCACTGGTGTCATATCGTTTCATGCATCTTGCACTGATTTTATGTATGCAAAGTTGATGTTTTTGCATCATTGCATGAGCTCCTTTTGCATGCTGATGCTTGTTGTATAAGCAGATCACTACAGAAGCTTTATATCCTCTTCCTGGATGTAGCCCACTTCTTCATTTGCATCATGTTCTAATCTTCAGCACCTCcatttttgcttttgtttttcttgaagAAACCATAGCACCCAATTCTCTTTCTGCACAAAACAAAAGAATGGGTTTGTTAGATCATTTTCTGAATTAGATATGTTCTAGTAGTCCCTAGTGGGAAGATGATGATTAGAATTGCTATTGCTGAATTAATAGCACAATAGGTCATCAAAAGGACATAAAGCATTTGTGCAATGATTAGGATTCAGGTGACAAGAAGCCGGCCTTAATTAAGCTTTtggaaaaggaaacaaaaccacttgggagaagaaaaaaagaaataaaaggaaaGTAGCCAACATGAAGAAAGATCCTACAAATAATTTGTCTGATCATAAATTGGATGTATGAATGATTGGAGTCCATGTGGCATCCAACTGTGGCCAAATCTATTCAAATGACCCTACAAATATGTCATACTAGTCTGAAATAATCTATCTGATGACCTATTTTTAAGGATAACTAGTGCAACCCACAATATTGATTACTAATGTGATGCTAAAAACCAAAAATTACAAACAACAAGTTGAACATATATACTCCTTAAACAAGCGCAACCATTGACAAACAACGGCCACATATAGAATTTTCTGAAACTGAGAAACCAAACATTGTCTGAAACTCATCACAAATTCAGAAGCCAAACTAGGAGTGAACAAAAGACTATGTCAAGTCATGCCCCATTTGCCAAGAAGACTTTATAGGTAGAATAGATTGACTGCTAATTAAGTTAGATTGTGATGAAACAAGATGGACTTGAAGCTATGACTCTCACTAGCCGTGTTGACCAATCTGCCTCCAAACTTGATGGCTTCACACTAACTTCCTCAACGGGGCAGTGTAAATTGTTGGGTTGTTTTTAGCAGCCTAAGCTGAACAATTTTTTCACACTTGACGTATTTGCTGACAGAGCTATACTTTGATCCAGTCTATTACCATCTCCAGACTTTGAATTTTGTATGTGGTTATGTGTGAGCTCTTGACCtcagatttttggaatttttcaaaAAGTTGTCTTCTAGAACTACTTATTTGTCTCATTCATCTGTTGGAAAAAAGGGTTCTTGGGATGGAACTGCTAGCTGGCAGGAAAACGTTTAATGGCAGAAAATCTTCAGCATATGGTGGAAATACAttcatattattattgttgtttttcATTTAATGTTGAATTCACCTTTCTTATTTGTGAGGGAAAACTCTATAAAAATGGAGATTAAAGTGTACTGACTGCTATGTGCGAGCTATTGACAAACAGTAGGATTTTCAAAAAGGTTAACTTCTAGAACAACTGTTTTCTCCTTCATTTTTGGGGAAAACAAGTTTTCTCAGGATACAAAACTACTAATTGGCTGGAAAAAAATAACGGTGGAAAATCTTCAGCACATAATAGAAATAATTCCTATATTATTTATTGTTTAGTATCAAAATAACTTTTCTTATTTGTGAGGGAAAACTCTACAAAAATGGAGATTAAAGTGTGGTCATTGTTTCTTAATTTTCAATATTTTAAATTGCGATTCTGATCTCAAGCGATTCACAAAGAACCCAACACAATCTAACAGAATCAAGAAGAGCATAATTTTTTCCCCAAACTACAACTAAATAAGTTCCATCAACCTAAGTTAGCAAACTCTGTTCTCcaacttttttaaaaacaaacagATTTTGAAATAAGACACCATTCCTAAAACCCAACCAAACTCCCATTCgagaataataaaaaagagatatgcaaaaaaaaagatccaatgAAACTAAACTTTACATCTAGAAACTGAAATAATGCACAATTAGCAAGTCTAAAATAATTtacctgctcctgctcctggtTGTTTGAGCCTTCGGgttgccgccgccatggccatttccgatgctgctgctgctgctgcttccatgGCTGCCGCTGCTAGTGCTGTTGGTGCTGTTGGTGCTGCTCGTCCTGCTGCTGGTGCCGGCCTCGCTGAACTCGCCGCCCTTGCTCCACCACTCCTCCTCCTGCAGCTGCGCctcctgcttcttcttcttcttcccctttgtCTTGTTCTtcttgccgccggcggcggcggcggcgggcggcttgGGCGACACCTTcttcttcccgccgccgccgccgccgacggagagCGGGAGGAAGAGCTTGATGAGCAGGCCGGTGTCGAGGCTCACGCTGCGGTCCATGCTCCGGCTCCGCGTCCGCCCTATCGTCCTCTGCTTCCTCGCCGTCTTGGCGGTGGTGGATTTCCCCTGCTTCTTGCTGGCTTCCTCGCCcatggcgcccgccgccgccgcggtgatcGTGGCTTCGGCGGTGGGAggtggtggggtggggggaggaggagggagaggatgcggcggcggaggaggaggggactCGACGATGTCGCGGAGGGAGAGCTCGTAGCAGGACTCGGGGAGGCCGCGGACGAGGTCGAGCATCTCGCGTCGGTACCCGGCGATCGCCTGCGCCCTCGACGGCGAGCTCCCCGCCGACGCCGGGTAGAGCcgctggagctgctgctgctgctgctgcccccagaactccggcgacggcgtgccGGACTCCGGCGAGCCGACCCGCGACGCCTGCAGCCACCGcgactcctcctccccttccctcgccgccatCGGGTTCCCCAGCGGGCTCCGCATCCTAACCCTCTCGaactcccctcctcccccacccaccgccgacgccgacgaccccTGGAAGCTGAActccagccgccgctgccccgaCGGCGGCATCGGCATCATCCCGAcgccgagagagagaaaggttggaagagagatggagagggagaggaaggtgtAATAATGGcgatgtggaggaggaggcgaggaggcggagggggagaagaagaggagagaagaggagaggagggaaagcGATGGCGGGTGGGTGCAAGCAAGCAAGGTCGTTGGTGAGAGATTTAAAAGCGGGATTTAAAtttggagggagtacattacaTACAAAgctttaaataataataattaaattataaacaAACTACACTGTACTTTGTGTATATACGGCGTGGCG
The nucleotide sequence above comes from Oryza glaberrima chromosome 11, OglaRS2, whole genome shotgun sequence. Encoded proteins:
- the LOC127754125 gene encoding uncharacterized protein LOC127754125, whose amino-acid sequence is MMPMPPSGQRRLEFSFQGSSASAVGGGGGEFERVRMRSPLGNPMAAREGEEESRWLQASRVGSPESGTPSPEFWGQQQQQQLQRLYPASAGSSPSRAQAIAGYRREMLDLVRGLPESCYELSLRDIVESPPPPPPHPLPPPPPTPPPPTAEATITAAAAGAMGEEASKKQGKSTTAKTARKQRTIGRTRSRSMDRSVSLDTGLLIKLFLPLSVGGGGGGKKKVSPKPPAAAAAGGKKNKTKGKKKKKQEAQLQEEEWWSKGGEFSEAGTSSRTSSTNSTNSTSSGSHGSSSSSSIGNGHGGGNPKAQTTRSRSRKRIGCYGFFKKNKSKNGGAED